ATATCCTGCTTGCGGGTCCAGGCGCGGCTGTCCGCGGCGGTGTTGCCGTCGGTGGAGTTGACCGCCAGCCAGGCCACGCCGGAGCCGGAATACTTGTCGAAAAGGGCGGCGAAAGTGTCTTCGCGGTAATGGCGCTGCACGAACGGGCAATCCGGGTTGGTCCACTCCAGCACCACCACCTTGCCCTTGAGCGCGGCCAGGGAGTGTTTCACCCCTTTCTGATCGGCCAGACTGAAATAAGGGGCGGCCTGCCCCACCTCGGCCGCTGCACTGGCCGCCGGGGGACTGACCACCGCGGTCAGGAACATCAGCACGGCAAATGCACGGATCGAATTCATCTATGACCTCCTGCTCTTTATTCAGTCAACGCGGCGTGGAGTCCTCGAATTTGACTTCCAGCCGCAGTTCCAGGCTGTCGGAGGACGAACCGGCCAGGCGCGCCACCAGCACTCCGCCCCAGGATTCGGGCCAGGCCAGGGAGGGCTCCAGGCGTTCGAGGCTGAGGTGCAGCACCAGACGGTCGAGGCTCGAATGCTCGCGGTCGATATGCAGGTCCTGCGAAACAATATTATCCGAGGGGTTGTCGAACCAGAGCAGCTCACGCACGCTGTCCACGAGCGGGGCGCTCTGGGCCGGCCCGCTCAGGGTGATCACCCCCAGGCGGTCGGTGGCGCCGTCGACCGGCTCACCCCAGGAGGCCTCCAGGCTCAGGCCGGGGTTCTGCTCGGCGGGACGGGGCACGCG
The sequence above is drawn from the bacterium genome and encodes:
- a CDS encoding redoxin domain-containing protein; translation: MNSIRAFAVLMFLTAVVSPPAASAAAEVGQAAPYFSLADQKGVKHSLAALKGKVVVLEWTNPDCPFVQRHYREDTFAALFDKYSGSGVAWLAVNSTDGNTAADSRAWTRKQDIEYPTLIDSLGALGKLYGAKTTPHVFVIDREGRLVYSGAVDDDPGGEKPPAQRTQYLDLAIRAALDGKEPERSETRSYGCPVKYRE